A genomic region of Pseudomonas sp. RSB 5.4 contains the following coding sequences:
- a CDS encoding alpha-xenorhabdolysin family binary toxin subunit A, producing MELKLNDKVVEAAAKAPLAFVNASLGVGEGYNRDTGIQLTKEQIISLRKYEALGLSLPVRLQDVIAYLNYGAGDQGGVGLKAGDFLRTFSMTYDHAKRWSPLREKIMLTGNDLRIFAGSIIRTGNGIVEVYEDLKASRYLEEHNINTPEEYLNLQRQIPGLPDLDLSSEDVLDIKGYLNDLLAKVALCHQDAERVRALLDSFGADMREKVLPEIALRLQFVSRNTYQNDIKALQAVIDQRAKEIDELNKQYDQLVQEAIRSAATLNIGGLILGIYQGVKAEKIRSERNRLKQLQQVDNQSMASKNQTLSSLNKVRDDLQNLSYVAIEAEVATQNLMLVWNALSDYVEASAKEVEGIFEATSLRRFKNQLLSIVDPWEQIKVSSDQLLKVFEEADREYERSGLVVRSGSMMSLLSESSAVPVFNMARLREHNAGVQALNTTAQMLFEQFDYMPGTVGAMNSLVLAINKATYDLRSQAQATGIYLERAEKKLRSYQAELEYPDEADEVREDMEFELKNIFNKVAVQNEDLKAVHKSISAHYDRSASAEWIVTLKAERVTTIELKARSDKKLADLTTEMKSVSEGIDLIAKAGIEKIGEQAQLSLENLKALGLAPPQVQVALLAIETLKKLISGIGEAISFLNMLAAYNRLNEQAGDLRAQINKYSKDLARIEGRIELVETLDQLDDGRVAYAGEFCVLIDDFTRFASDFRQNTSLPVETRTQAAIDRVAEVVKYLQSIHQ from the coding sequence ATGGAACTCAAATTAAATGACAAGGTGGTCGAGGCCGCCGCGAAAGCACCCCTGGCATTTGTAAATGCTTCGCTGGGTGTGGGTGAGGGGTATAACCGCGATACCGGTATACAACTGACCAAAGAGCAAATTATCAGTCTCAGGAAGTATGAGGCCCTCGGCCTCTCGCTGCCCGTCCGGTTGCAAGATGTTATTGCCTATCTGAACTATGGTGCGGGTGATCAAGGCGGCGTGGGCCTGAAAGCGGGAGATTTTCTGCGCACCTTCAGCATGACCTATGATCACGCCAAGCGCTGGTCGCCATTACGCGAAAAGATCATGTTGACCGGTAACGATCTGAGAATCTTTGCCGGCAGTATTATCCGCACGGGTAACGGCATTGTCGAAGTGTATGAGGATCTCAAGGCCTCAAGGTATCTCGAAGAGCACAACATCAATACGCCTGAGGAATATCTGAATCTGCAACGGCAGATTCCGGGTCTGCCTGATCTGGACCTGTCTTCGGAAGATGTGCTGGATATCAAGGGGTATCTCAATGACCTGTTGGCTAAAGTTGCGCTTTGTCATCAGGACGCCGAGCGCGTTCGGGCCCTGCTGGACAGTTTTGGCGCCGATATGCGTGAAAAGGTGCTGCCGGAAATTGCCTTGCGACTGCAGTTCGTCTCCAGGAACACTTACCAGAACGATATCAAGGCGCTGCAGGCTGTCATTGATCAGCGCGCAAAAGAAATTGATGAACTGAACAAACAATACGATCAACTGGTGCAGGAAGCGATCAGGTCGGCGGCCACCCTGAATATTGGCGGATTGATTCTTGGCATTTACCAAGGCGTCAAGGCCGAGAAAATCCGCTCTGAACGTAATCGCCTGAAGCAACTGCAGCAGGTCGATAACCAGAGTATGGCAAGCAAGAACCAGACGCTGAGTTCGTTGAACAAGGTTCGAGATGATTTGCAGAATTTGAGTTACGTGGCGATTGAAGCCGAGGTCGCGACTCAGAACCTCATGCTTGTATGGAATGCCCTCAGTGATTACGTCGAGGCTTCTGCCAAAGAAGTTGAAGGTATTTTTGAAGCGACTTCGTTACGCCGTTTCAAGAATCAATTACTGAGTATCGTCGATCCTTGGGAACAGATAAAAGTCAGCTCTGATCAGTTGCTGAAAGTATTTGAAGAAGCTGACAGAGAATATGAAAGAAGTGGGCTGGTTGTTCGGAGTGGGTCAATGATGTCTTTGCTATCAGAAAGTTCGGCTGTTCCTGTGTTCAACATGGCGCGCCTGCGTGAGCATAATGCTGGCGTGCAAGCGCTGAATACCACGGCTCAAATGCTCTTCGAGCAGTTCGATTACATGCCTGGAACTGTCGGGGCCATGAACAGTCTGGTGCTCGCCATCAACAAGGCCACCTACGATCTGCGGAGTCAGGCACAGGCCACTGGCATTTATCTGGAACGCGCCGAGAAAAAACTGCGCAGCTATCAGGCTGAGCTGGAGTATCCAGACGAGGCGGACGAAGTTCGCGAGGATATGGAGTTCGAGCTGAAGAATATCTTCAATAAGGTGGCGGTGCAGAACGAAGATCTGAAAGCCGTGCACAAGAGCATCAGCGCTCATTACGATCGCAGCGCTTCGGCCGAGTGGATCGTGACGCTCAAGGCCGAGCGTGTCACCACGATCGAGCTCAAGGCCAGATCTGACAAAAAACTCGCAGACCTGACGACCGAAATGAAGTCTGTTTCCGAGGGTATTGATCTGATCGCCAAGGCTGGCATCGAGAAAATTGGCGAACAAGCGCAGTTGTCTCTGGAAAACCTCAAGGCATTGGGACTGGCGCCACCTCAGGTGCAAGTTGCCCTGCTGGCTATCGAGACGCTGAAGAAACTGATTTCCGGCATTGGCGAGGCCATTTCCTTTCTGAATATGCTGGCAGCGTACAACCGGCTGAATGAACAGGCAGGTGATCTGCGCGCACAGATCAACAAATACAGCAAAGACCTCGCGCGCATTGAAGGCCGGATTGAGCTGGTCGAAACCCTGGATCAACTGGACGATGGCCGTGTGGCTTACGCTGGAGAGTTCTGCGTTCTGATCGATGACTTTACCCGCTTCGCCAGTGATTTCAGGCAGAACACTTCGCTTCCCGTTGAAACCCGGACGCAAGCAGCGATTGATCGAGTCGCCGAAGTCGTCAAGTATCTGCAGAGCATTCATCAATAA
- a CDS encoding tetratricopeptide repeat protein, with translation MSFQLRREEVLDGAQLNAMLEESPARAAQAILLAAGQGIVEAQALLGQILLDGRGIAQDVPLALRWFGIAAGQGHLMARNMLGRCHEHGWGCVADAAVAAQHYRIAADAGLDWAMYNLANLLGTGRGVTLDHAQALVLYQRAAEAGHAKSMNLLGRYLEEGLVCRADPAAARDWYRRSAEGGDFRGQFSYAAVLADAGLIEDALGWLRKALAIGNVNFLRVSMGSLSSASHPSIRQMADAYRQRLGELLVA, from the coding sequence ATGAGTTTTCAACTGCGGCGCGAGGAAGTACTCGACGGCGCGCAGCTCAACGCCATGCTTGAAGAAAGCCCGGCGCGTGCGGCGCAGGCGATTCTGCTCGCGGCGGGGCAGGGCATTGTCGAAGCGCAGGCGCTGCTCGGGCAGATCCTGCTCGATGGTCGCGGCATCGCTCAGGATGTGCCATTGGCGCTGCGCTGGTTCGGCATCGCAGCCGGGCAAGGGCATCTGATGGCGCGCAACATGCTCGGTCGCTGCCATGAGCATGGTTGGGGTTGTGTTGCCGATGCTGCGGTTGCCGCGCAGCATTACCGGATCGCCGCCGACGCGGGGCTGGATTGGGCGATGTATAACCTGGCCAATCTGCTGGGTACCGGGCGCGGAGTGACGTTGGATCATGCTCAGGCCCTGGTGCTGTATCAGCGCGCCGCTGAAGCCGGCCACGCCAAGTCGATGAACCTGCTGGGGCGTTATCTGGAAGAAGGGCTGGTCTGTCGCGCCGACCCGGCCGCCGCGCGCGACTGGTACCGACGTTCGGCCGAGGGCGGGGATTTTCGTGGGCAGTTCAGTTATGCCGCAGTGCTGGCTGATGCTGGATTGATCGAGGACGCGCTGGGCTGGTTGCGCAAGGCACTGGCTATAGGGAACGTGAATTTCCTGCGGGTGAGCATGGGTTCATTGTCGAGCGCCAGTCATCCGTCGATTCGCCAGATGGCCGATGCTTATCGGCAGCGGCTTGGGGAACTGCTCGTCGCTTGA
- a CDS encoding Fe2+-dependent dioxygenase: MLLHIPGLFAKDEVQRIREALEQADWADGKITAGYQSAKAKHNLQLPEGHPLAKEIGAAMLERLWKNPLFMSAALPHKVFPPLLNCYTAGGSFDFHIDNAVRQPKGSIERVRTDLSATLFFSEPEDYDGGELEIQDTFGTQRVKLPAGDMVLYPGTSLHKVNAVTRGTRYASFFWTQSLVREDSQRALLFEMDGAIQQLTQDMPDHPSLIRLTGTYHNLLRRWVEV, encoded by the coding sequence ATGCTGCTGCACATTCCCGGCCTGTTCGCCAAAGACGAAGTGCAGCGCATCCGCGAGGCGCTGGAGCAGGCTGACTGGGCCGATGGCAAGATCACCGCCGGTTATCAGTCGGCCAAGGCCAAGCACAATCTGCAACTGCCTGAAGGTCATCCACTGGCCAAGGAAATCGGTGCGGCGATGCTCGAACGGCTGTGGAAAAACCCACTGTTCATGTCTGCCGCGCTGCCGCACAAAGTATTTCCGCCGTTACTCAACTGCTACACGGCGGGCGGCAGTTTCGATTTTCACATCGACAACGCTGTACGCCAGCCCAAGGGCAGCATCGAACGGGTGCGCACCGATCTCTCGGCCACGCTGTTTTTCAGCGAGCCCGAGGACTACGACGGTGGCGAGCTGGAGATCCAGGACACCTTCGGCACCCAGCGGGTAAAACTGCCTGCCGGCGACATGGTGCTGTACCCCGGCACCAGCCTGCACAAGGTCAATGCCGTCACGCGCGGTACGCGTTATGCGTCGTTCTTCTGGACGCAAAGTCTGGTACGCGAAGACAGCCAGCGCGCCTTGCTGTTCGAGATGGACGGGGCGATCCAGCAGTTGACTCAAGACATGCCCGATCACCCGTCGCTGATCCGCCTCACCGGCACCTATCACAATCTGCTGCGGCGCTGGGTCGAGGTATGA
- a CDS encoding type III PLP-dependent enzyme, which yields MSIQVEDYFARETFQKMKAFADKQETPFVVIDTAMISQAYDDLRAGFEFAKVYYAVKANPAVEIIDLLKEKGSSFDIASIYELDKVLSRGVSPDQISYGNTIKKSKDIRYFFEKGVRLYATDSEADLRNIAKAAPGSKVYVRILTEGSTTADWPLSRKFGCQTDMAMDLLILARDLGLVPYGISFHVGSQQRDISVWDAAIAKVKVIFERLKEEDGIHLKLINMGGGFPANYITRTNSLETYAEEIIRFLKEDFGDDLPEIILEPGRSLIANAGILVSEVVLVARKSRTAVERWVYTDVGKFSGLIETMDEAIKFPIWTEKKGEMEEVVIAGPTCDSADIMYENYKYGLPLNLAIGDRLYWLSTGAYTTSYSAVEFNGFPPLKSFYV from the coding sequence ATGTCGATCCAGGTCGAAGACTATTTCGCGCGCGAAACCTTTCAGAAAATGAAGGCGTTCGCCGACAAACAGGAAACCCCGTTCGTGGTGATCGACACCGCGATGATCAGCCAGGCCTACGATGACCTGCGCGCCGGTTTCGAATTCGCCAAGGTCTACTACGCGGTCAAGGCCAACCCGGCCGTCGAGATCATCGACCTGCTCAAAGAGAAAGGCTCGAGCTTCGACATCGCCTCCATCTATGAGCTGGACAAAGTGCTGAGCCGTGGCGTCAGCCCGGATCAGATCAGCTACGGCAACACCATCAAGAAATCCAAGGATATCCGCTACTTCTTCGAGAAGGGCGTGCGCCTGTACGCCACCGACTCCGAAGCCGACCTGCGCAACATCGCCAAGGCTGCACCGGGCTCGAAAGTCTATGTGCGCATCCTCACTGAAGGCTCGACCACCGCCGACTGGCCGCTGTCGCGCAAATTCGGCTGCCAGACCGACATGGCCATGGATCTGCTGATCCTCGCCCGTGACCTGGGCCTGGTGCCGTACGGCATCTCGTTCCACGTGGGTTCGCAACAGCGCGACATCAGTGTCTGGGACGCGGCGATCGCCAAGGTCAAAGTGATCTTCGAACGCCTGAAAGAAGAAGACGGCATTCACCTGAAACTGATCAACATGGGCGGTGGCTTCCCGGCCAACTACATCACCCGCACCAACAGCCTGGAAACCTACGCCGAAGAAATCATCCGCTTCCTGAAAGAAGACTTCGGCGATGACCTGCCGGAAATCATTCTGGAACCGGGCCGTTCGCTGATTGCCAACGCCGGTATTCTGGTCAGCGAAGTGGTACTGGTTGCGCGTAAATCCCGCACCGCTGTCGAGCGCTGGGTGTATACCGATGTGGGCAAATTCTCCGGCCTGATCGAAACCATGGATGAAGCGATCAAGTTCCCGATCTGGACCGAGAAGAAAGGCGAGATGGAAGAAGTGGTCATCGCCGGCCCGACCTGCGACAGCGCCGACATCATGTACGAAAACTACAAGTACGGTCTGCCGCTGAACCTGGCCATCGGTGATCGTCTGTACTGGCTGTCGACCGGTGCGTACACCACCAGTTACAGCGCCGTCGAATTCAATGGCTTCCCGCCGCTGAAATCGTTTTACGTGTAA
- a CDS encoding TonB-dependent siderophore receptor, with protein MSRQHAQLPVSSPRLLASAIGVAITAGSAGHMVFAAEKTDSKASGNAIALDATAITGEAQDPTSYQVEKASSPKYTAPLVDTPRSVTVIPQQVLKDTGALNMQDALRTVPGITFGAGEGGNPQGDRPFIRGFDAQGDTYLDGVRDTGSQSREIFAVENIEVSKGPNSAIGGRGAAGGSINLVSKKAHLGNSFDGGFTWGSDQTQRYTLDGNYQFSDTAAGRLNLMSHESNVAGRDSVDYDRWGIAPSLAFGLGTDTRVNLDYYHLESNDTPDSGIPYTIPAAGSAARTKSNPDKPYAGGDHSNFYGLDDRDFRKGRTDTATFAIEHDLSDSLTIKNTLRHGTSMQDYILTQPDDSKGNVNNGTVWRRANTRVSNTETTTNQTDLFGNFYIAGFKNSFSTGVEYTYEEAQKSSYNVNTDTTPRSPGNASTNCTPSMIGASSGYNCTSLSNPNPGDPWNGAISRNYAGTDTKANTYALYAFDTLELSEQWLVNMGLRYDHFYTDYKTYTNAGTTTSKGDDTSEFVTGQFGVVYKPAPNGSIYASYATSATPPGNTLGEGMEGNPLGGTPDRNGNLLKSDMEPETTKNYEIGTKWDLLNDRLSLTADIFRTEKENARVQVDTTSYENAGKTRVQGIELSASGKITDKWQVFAGYAFMDSEQVDGGPMGKANDGNELPNTPKNSASLWTTYQITPKLTLGGGAFYVDDVYGSVANTTMVDSYVRYDAMAAYKLSKNVDLQLNVQNLTNEVYYDKAFSTHFANQAAGRTALLSTNFHF; from the coding sequence ATGTCACGTCAACACGCACAATTGCCGGTCAGTTCACCACGTCTGCTCGCTTCGGCAATTGGTGTCGCCATTACTGCCGGCTCCGCTGGGCACATGGTATTTGCCGCCGAAAAGACCGACAGCAAAGCCTCCGGCAATGCCATCGCTCTGGACGCTACCGCCATCACCGGTGAAGCGCAGGACCCGACGTCCTACCAGGTCGAAAAAGCCTCCTCGCCCAAGTACACCGCACCGCTGGTCGACACCCCGCGCTCGGTCACTGTGATCCCGCAACAAGTGCTGAAGGACACCGGCGCGCTGAACATGCAGGACGCGCTGCGCACCGTACCCGGCATCACCTTCGGTGCCGGTGAAGGCGGCAACCCGCAGGGTGATCGTCCGTTCATTCGCGGTTTCGACGCTCAGGGCGACACCTATCTCGACGGCGTGCGCGACACCGGTTCACAGAGCCGCGAAATCTTCGCCGTGGAAAACATCGAAGTCAGCAAGGGCCCGAACTCCGCCATCGGCGGTCGCGGCGCGGCTGGCGGCAGCATCAACCTGGTGAGCAAGAAAGCGCACCTGGGCAACTCCTTCGACGGCGGCTTCACCTGGGGTTCCGACCAGACCCAGCGCTACACCCTGGATGGCAACTACCAGTTCAGCGACACCGCTGCCGGCCGTCTGAACCTGATGAGCCACGAGAGCAACGTCGCCGGTCGCGACAGCGTCGATTACGATCGCTGGGGTATCGCCCCGTCCCTGGCGTTCGGCCTGGGCACCGACACCCGCGTCAACCTCGACTACTACCATCTCGAAAGCAACGACACCCCGGATTCGGGCATTCCGTACACCATTCCGGCTGCAGGCTCGGCGGCGCGTACCAAGTCCAATCCGGACAAACCGTACGCCGGTGGCGATCACAGCAATTTCTATGGCCTGGACGATCGCGACTTCCGCAAGGGCCGTACCGACACCGCGACCTTCGCCATCGAACATGATCTGAGCGATTCGCTGACCATCAAGAACACCCTGCGCCACGGCACCAGCATGCAGGATTACATCCTGACCCAGCCGGACGACAGCAAGGGCAACGTCAACAACGGCACCGTGTGGCGCCGTGCCAACACGCGCGTCAGCAATACCGAAACCACCACCAACCAGACTGATCTGTTCGGCAATTTCTACATCGCCGGTTTCAAGAACAGCTTCTCCACCGGTGTCGAGTACACCTACGAAGAAGCCCAGAAGTCCTCGTACAACGTCAACACCGACACCACACCGCGCAGCCCGGGCAACGCCAGCACCAACTGCACCCCGTCGATGATCGGCGCCTCGAGCGGTTACAACTGCACCTCGCTGTCGAACCCGAATCCGGGCGATCCGTGGAACGGCGCGATCTCGCGCAACTACGCCGGCACCGACACCAAGGCCAACACCTATGCGCTGTACGCGTTTGACACTCTGGAGTTGTCCGAACAGTGGCTGGTGAACATGGGACTGCGTTACGACCACTTCTACACCGACTACAAAACCTACACCAACGCCGGCACCACCACCTCCAAGGGTGATGACACCAGCGAGTTCGTGACCGGTCAGTTCGGCGTGGTCTACAAGCCAGCTCCGAACGGTAGCATCTACGCGTCCTATGCCACGTCTGCGACGCCACCTGGCAACACGTTGGGCGAGGGTATGGAAGGCAACCCGCTGGGCGGCACCCCGGATCGCAATGGCAACCTGCTCAAGAGCGACATGGAGCCGGAAACCACCAAGAACTACGAAATCGGCACCAAGTGGGATCTGTTGAACGATCGCCTGTCGCTGACGGCTGACATCTTCCGCACCGAGAAAGAAAACGCTCGTGTGCAAGTCGACACCACCTCGTACGAAAACGCCGGCAAGACCCGTGTGCAAGGTATCGAGCTGTCGGCCAGCGGCAAGATCACAGACAAGTGGCAAGTGTTCGCCGGCTACGCGTTCATGGACAGCGAACAAGTCGACGGCGGCCCGATGGGCAAGGCCAACGATGGTAACGAGTTGCCAAACACGCCGAAAAACAGCGCCAGCCTGTGGACCACTTACCAGATCACGCCGAAGCTGACCCTCGGTGGCGGCGCGTTCTACGTCGACGACGTATACGGCAGCGTGGCCAACACCACGATGGTCGATTCCTACGTACGTTACGACGCGATGGCTGCCTACAAGCTGAGCAAGAACGTCGACCTGCAACTCAACGTGCAGAACCTGACCAACGAGGTCTACTACGACAAAGCGTTCTCGACCCACTTCGCCAACCAGGCGGCGGGCCGTACGGCATTGCTGAGCACCAACTTCCACTTCTGA